GCAGGgaaattaataaattaaatatctattgtgttcacctgtgtggaggaaggaattatcttatgtgtatgtattatagtgttttattattattattatttttattattattatattttttttttttacacagataTGAAAGAGAAATTGTTTTCTTTCCCAAAGCAGTCGTCCACCTCATATGTTGAACTATTTCCAGAACTTTCTGGCCCATTTGAAGAGGCTACGGTCTGCATGAGATTCCACTCAGATCTGACCCGGGGTTATTCCTTATTTTCATTGTCCACTCGGAGCAAATCTAATGATTTTCTCCTCTATTATTTTCCAGGATCTAATAAGTTTTCACTATCAGTCAGTGATATTCACCGGTATAATATATTACAGGGCAATAATTTTACGGAATGGACAAGTATTTGTGTAACCTGGAACTCTTCGGTCGGGTCGGTGTGGATCGATGGGAAGAAGTACAACATCGACAGGACAGCGAATGTGACGATCGGCGCTGACCCTATCATTATTATTGGTCAGGAACAAGATTCATATGGTGGAGGATTTGAAACGTCTCAGTCCTTTGTGGGAGAAATAACGAATGTTCATATGTGGGATAAAGCTCTGACTGATAACAATATTATAGATTATTGTGCAGATAATGAAATAAGTGGTAATGTCATTAACTGGAACGCTTTACGGTATAATCTTACTGGTAATGTCAATACACTTCTTTATGTAGATCCCTATCCTTGTGAACCTGTATACAGTTTATAGAGTCTTACATATATTTATTACGTCAAAGCAATgtctattaaagggaatctgttggcagagttaaaggggtactccagtggggaaaaaaaaatcgtaatcaactggtgccagaaagttaatcagatttgtaaattacttctattaaaaaatctaaatccttcctgtacttattagctgctgaatactacagaggaaattcttttctttttggaacaaggtgctctctactgacatctctgtccattttaggaactgtccagagtaggagaaaatccccatagcaaacatatgctgctctggacagttcttaaaatggacagagatgtcagcagagagcactgtgctcatgattcagcagacagcactgtgttccaaaaagaaaagaatttcctctgtagtattcagcagctaataagtactggaaggatgaagattttttttaactttctgtttaactttctggcaccagttgatttaaaaaaaaaaaaaaaagttttccaccggaatacccctttaaccccttaaggaccagtaaccccgtgtcatatcacggcgggcccggcgtcatagtgaagccgggacccgcctctaatagcgcgcagtgccgatcgtggcgccgcacgctattaaccctttagccggctaaaagtgaaggtgaaagttgccggctagctcagtcgggctgttcgggatagccgcggctaattgcggcatcccggacagctgacaggacagcgggagggcccctacctgcctcctcgctgtccgattgccgaatgactgctcagtgcctgagatccaggcatgagcagccatgcggcagaatcgttgatcactggtttcttatgagaaaccagtgatcagcataggagatcagtgtgtgcagtgttataggtccctatgggacctatcacactgcaaaaaaaaagtgaaaaaaaaaagtgaataaagatcatttaactcctcccctattaaaagtttgaatcaccccccttttccaataaaaaaaaaaaccacagtgtaaataaaaataaacatatatggtatcgccgcgtgcggaaatgtccgaattataaaaatatatcattaattaaaccgctcggtcaatggcgtgcgcgcaaaaaaattccaaagtccaaaatagtgctcaACAAaatagtgatcaataagtcctatcaatgcaaaaatggtaccgttaaaaacttcagatcacggcgcaaaaattgagccctcataccgccccatacacggaaaaataaaaaaaagttataggggtcagaagatgacaattttaaacgtattaattttcctgcatgtagttatgattttttccagaagtctgacaaaatcaaacctatataagtagggtatcattttaatcgtatggacctacagaataatgatgaggtgtcatttttaccgaaaaatgaactacatagaaacggaagcccccaaaagttacaaaacggcgtttttttttcaattttgtcgcacaatgattttttttccatttcaccgtagatttttgggcaaaatgactgacgtcattacaaagtagaattggtggcgcaaaaaataagccatcatatggatttttaggtgcaaaattgaaagagttatgattttttaaaggcaaggagcaaaaaacgaaaatgcaaaaacggaaaaaaccccgatccttaaggggttaagcccttaaagggatactccggtggaaaactattttttttaactcagtttaacagatttgtaaattacttctattaaaaaaatcttaatccttccagtacctttttagcagctgtatgctacagaggaaattattttctttttgaatttctttccagtctgaccacagtgctctctgctgacacttctatccatgtcaggaactgtccagagcaggagaggtttgatatggggatttacttctgctCTGTGGCTAATGCCTGATGTTAGAGACGCTTGAAACATGACTACTGGTTAGTTGTGTGTGTACTTTCACTCTCAGAAAATAAATAGTAATTCTCCTTCCTTAGTCAATTTTTAAGACTGGTCAGTGTTGGACATCACcttacagattaaaggggtaaaactgttccgaacactggagccagcgtcgggagctcgtgatgtcatagtcccgcccccctcatgatatcacaacccaccccctcaatgcaagtgtatgggagggggcgtgacggctgtcacgccccctcccatagacttgcattgagggggcggggtgcgacatcatgagggggcagagctatgacatcacgagctgccgactcaagcgttcggaatagtttgttccaaatgctgagcagcggaggacccctttaaagtggtactaccgtggaaaactttttttttttttaaatcaactggtgccagaaaattaaacagatttgtaaatcacttctattaaaaaatcttaatccttccagtactttttaggggctgtatactttagagaaatccaaaaaagaaatgcatttcctctgatgtcatgaccacagtgctctctgctgacctctgctgtccattttaggaactggaaaaaaatctccatagcaaacatatgcttctctggacagttcctaaaatggacagcagaggtcagcagagagcactgtggtcaggacatcacaggaaatgcatttgttgggggggatttctctttagtatacagcccctaaaaagtactggaaggattaagatttttttaatagaagtgatttacaaatctgtaactttctggcatcagttgatttaaaaaaaatgttttccacggtagtacccctttaactagagtgAGAGTTTTCTTCTGCAGGAAAGCTTACTTGAATGTTTTACCCCACAGGGGTATCAAAGCATGTAAAGTTGTAGCTTGGCTTCTATTACCCTGGGCAACAGATCAGTTTATTGCCCTAGCCCTGTATCTAAAAAACCTGGAAAAAGTAAGGAGtcttgttggcacccctgacacccAGCTAGTATTTTACTGTGCCAACATTATATTTACTTCTGATTAATAGAAAGCGTAGCTTGGCAGAGTTATTCCGCCGCTATGGGGGTAGGTCATGATGTTATTATGACCCTATGACCTTTGGtcaccaaaaatgtaaaatactgtgtttctccgaaaataagactgagtcttatattaattttaatcaacaaaaacacactagggcttattttcagggtagggcttatttatttatggtaccgtatgtacattgaacaacatttaacggtatttactccccccccccatcattatcatgtgatgggcacagctctgccccccaacatcccccagtttatcagcccagcgctgcatcccatatcgggggactaatcggatgtgacccgcaagcgctgcttctctcccccctgccaaataattatcagccactgtgctgtactttgtattcctgtgcccgggctgcaaatattaaaaaaaaaaaactttaacttaccttcgtcctctgtTCCCgcattgctaaggaaccggcctcatggtccctccgctgttcttgctgcggtcctggggatgggaacgtcacagagccttcagcctatcaccggccgcagcgatgtcccacctcggccgatgataggctgagccgactgtcatgtaagaagccggccaactccttacatgacaatgcgctcagcctatcaccggcagaggcgggacatcgctgcggccggtgataggctgaaggctctgagacatcacaacaccaggaagcagcaagaacagcggaggacagtgaggccggttccttagcaacgggggaacggaggacgaaggtaagttaaagtttgttttttaatatttgcaggctgggcattgcctaggtcagtggtcttcaacctgcggacctccagatgttgcaaaactacaactcccagcatgcccggacagccgttggctgtccgggcatgctgggagttgtagttttgcaacatctggaggtccgcaggttgaagaccactggccttggtcttattttcggggtagggcttatattgcagcccgccccgataatacagctagggcttattttcggggtagggtgtatttccGGGGAAATTGCCAAAAATGTAAACCATGCAATTCATGTCTCTGGGCTCGACTATATACCCGTAATTGTTCAGCTCATTGATTAGCGCCTGGCTGTACTTTTTTTATTATCATAAATTAACATACAGGTATTCTaaaatatgcagatttattggttaggattaataaacataaatgagtatatAAGCaatgattatatgtatatatgaatcaTCAATCAAATTTTTAATAAAGCATTATAAGCTAATTTTAGTAACTTACATATAGTAAAAGGATAATTTAATATCATCTACaagatattaaaggaaaactgtcagctttcctgccccgcactaaccagtggtactggctggtagtgcgggggatgctgatcagtttgatccttaccgtgcccggaacCGCCGCGCCGTTTGCCAGTTATCTTCTATTATcagtatattcaaatgaggtgccaactggcactctgacgtcagtgcccgaCCGCAGTGtctcccagctcatcaatattcccccCCTCTCTTCATTACGGAGCAgtccggcactgacgtcagagtgccagttagcatctcatttgaatataccgataatagaagataacgggcgaacggcacGGCGGTTCTGGGCACTGTAAGGATCAAACTCATCAGTGTCCCCCACAAAagcagccagtaccactggttagtgcaggggaataaagctgacagttttcctttaagtcttAAAGAAATATGAACATACTAAGCTTATCTTAGTAGTTACATTCAAACTACATGTTACGAAAATTTTATCAGTTACAACaatgtattccaggattttttattttatttaaccccttcatgatccagctagttttggccttcatgacccagtccgttttttcaaatctgacatgtttctctttaagtggtaataactttggactgcttttacctggcatAGTGATTCATAGAtaattttttcgagacatattgtactttatattagtggtaaatttttgttgatacatgaagcgatttttgtaaaaaaaactcgaacattttcaaatttttcacaatattttaaattctctatatttgaaactctctacttgtaagagaaatagtcctGCTAAATAAATATAGTTATTAATTCCCattcaacatgtctactttatgctggcatcatttgttaaacattcttttacttttttacgacattagaaggcttatattattatgagcattttttcaaattttccacaaAAGttcaaaatgaaaactatttattcatcccaaatgtgcgaAGAGCGACGTTttgatggtctcacaccatcattatcaagcaaCTATTGTTACATCATGTGACTTTTTATGGCCACGCAGGACCATAAAAAGTCACATGATGTAACAATAGttgcttgataatgatggtgtgagaccatcgaaACGTCGCTCTtcgcacatttgggatgaataaatagttttcatttttttccccataccttgagtgccacagcatcttctttggaactacgtatgcaggatcctggaaCCGGATCCTAGCTGAAGGCACCTACTCACGtttttaggagtgctgctttcttctttgacatatatatatatatatatatatatataacacaaaaaaaaaggataagttggccagcacatactaatACCAAACTACTGCTTGGACCTGGCGTACAGGTGCACACCACTACCAGCACCTTAtaaagatgggtggggtgcaggagccaacatggaggtagccattcccccatatgtataacacaaacaaggataagttggccagcacatactgatgccaaactactgcatggacctggcgtacaagtgcacgctgctaggctaaatatacataaacagaaaaatacagcagcacactgctaatacaaagatacagataaaacatgaaatgctatatagctataatgcaaaaaatgaaagaattgaggtgctttgctcaccatttggcagccaaatagtttggaccatcccaccgcaaTAAGGTGACCTATGTATATATACGTgttcctttacaaaaaaaaaaaaattaaagtgaaactaaagcatGCCGGCGGGCACAGTGTCGGCAGCTCGGGACGGGTAAGAGACACTGGGGGAAggggggacaggtaagggacactggggtctcctagcagagcagtATGTGTGTCACATACACTGCACTGCTCAGGAATTTTCTGGAGAAACGCTGCCATCAGCtaatcagatttgactagctgataggagcgatcgctgtgagggggggggggggggtggggggtggggaatcttcccggtcatgacgtacatgtatgtcatgggttgggaaggggttaaccccttaaggacccagccaattttcactgtaggacctggccattttttgcacattgaccactttcactttaagcattaataactctgggatgcttttacctttcattctgattccgagattgttttttcgtgacatattctactttatgctagtggtaaaattttgcatcataaagttgacatgtttttacttttggaagacatccagAGGGCTTCaaggtatagcagcaatttttaaatttttcaccaaattttctaaatcgaaatttttcagggaccagttgttttgaagtggatttaaagggccttcatattagaaataccccacaaatgaccccattataaaaactgcactccttaaagtattcaaaatgacattcaaaaggtttgttaaccctttaggtgtttcacaggaatagcagcaaattgaaggagaaaattcaaaatcttcattttttacactggcatgttcttttagacccagttttggaatttttacaaggggtaaaaggagagaaatcttcctaaaatgtgtaacataatttctctcgagtaaggaaatacctcatatgtgttgtcaagtgttcggcaggcgcagtagagggctcagaatggaaggagcgacagtgggattttggagagtgagtttttctgaaatggtttttggggggcatgtcacatttaggaagcccctatggtgccagaacaggaaaaaaaacacatggcatactattttggaagctacacccctcatggactgtaacaaggggtacagtgagccttaacaccccacaggtgtttcaaaactttccattaaagttggatgtgtaagtgatttttttttttcactaaaatgctagtttttccccaaattttacatttttacaaggggtaataggagaaaatgccccccaaaatttgtaaccccatctcttctgagtatggaaacaccacatatgtggacgtcaagtgcactgttggcgcactacaatgctcagaagagaaggagtcacatttggcttttgcaaatcaaattttgctgaaatggttttttggggatgCATGTCCCATCACGTCTCTGTATACCATCATTGATCATTATCTCGGCATCTCCTCAGTATCCCACTTCTTGAAAAAAGATCCCACCATGCCTCCTCTCCAGCAACAATTTATTCTTGAAAGCCCCAGCTGTCACTATGAAAAATGGACAAATAACATCCCGTTTGGTCAATATAAGTGCATCAGACGCAACTGTACCAAAAACTCAGACTTCCAAGAGCAAAGCACCATCTTTGACCAGCGGTTTACAGCAAAAGGATACCCAAGTTAACTAATTACTCAGAGCAAGCAGAGTCAAGAAACTCAGCCAAAAAGACTGCCGCAGCTCCAAGAACCCCCACGAATGAACCGCTAAAGAAATCATGAACCCACAACATTTCTATAATTTCATTACCACTTTCAGCAGTGACAATCGGCAAATCTAAAAAATACTCGATTCCCACTGGAAGATCCTGAAACTCAACCCTTTCCTCAAAGATATCCTGCTCATCAGACCTAATGTCACATTCCGAAGGAATCTTTCTCTCAAAAATATACTCGCACTCAGCAAACTAAAAAGTAAGAAAATAACGATTCCACCCTACTGATGACTCAAGAACGCATATGCAGCTACAAATGCAGTAAACCTGGTTGTAAATGCTGCCTAAACATATCTAACAAATGCAAGAACTTCACATCCAAAATCTCCAATGCAACCTATCCGATCAAGAGCTTCATGAAGTGCAGCACTGCATACGTCATGTATCTCCTCCAATGCCCATGAGGCCTTCAGTATATCGACCGGACCATACAACCTCTCCACTGTTGGATCAACAAGCACAGATCCAACGTCTCCAGAAGCTACCAACTGCACAGTGTATCTCAACATGGAGCACAGCAGCATAATTGCAATTTTGGATCTTTTACAGTTACTCCCATATAGCATGTCCCCAGTGAGACCAACCAACGATATGCCAGCTTGCGCAGAAGAGAGAATTTCTGGATATACAACCTGAAAACACTGGTCCCCCAGGGACTTAACGAGTACAGCGAGAACGTGACCTGAATGTCACCTGGACGTCAACTACCTGCCCATTCCATATCTTTCACCCCCCTATTTTTGCCTATTTTATCTCTTTACAGTTACCATCATGTTCCAGGATCCCAAACCCTGTTACATCTGTGAGATCCTTCTGCCGACATCAACACCATGATCCACGGCCACCATCCAGCTATATCCCGACTGGGTACCAAAACTTCCACAGCTGGCATAGCTGACATCCCTCGACTCCACCGGACTAGATGCTGTTTGGTCGCTGACTCTCTGTACAAGCCTCCGATTAGTTCtcttttttgaacatcctttgcCGCTACTCTGAATTTCAGTATAGAACATATCGAAACATAGGTCTTGATCCTGATTGGTCGTCATCCCACTGGGCAAGCTTCTTATTTGGCTCCCTCCTTCAAACAACTCTTTGCCGCCTCTCAGAACCCATTGTTGAAATCACTGAATTATAattagatattatatataattatctGATTGGCTGCCATCCTCCTGAGGGATGATCTGATTGGCTCTTCCTTTTCTAACACTGCCTCATCCCGTCATTGGACTTTACCATACAGTACTATGAACCAGACCACTCTTCTCTGATTGGTCGCTTCACTCGAGGCAACCAATGGAATGAATGAATTTCCTTTGAGCAGACAGCCATGTATCACACAATAATTCTGATACATTTATGTCGACCCCAGCCGGCACTGTACGTCACCGAGGATCTCGACAGTAATTAGCCCATTTCTCCTCCATATTTTCCTGACCAGAGCGCACCAAATTTGAAATATGGACTGCCTAGCTGCATCTATAATGCACAGCCACACCCCTTATTGTACTTATTTACATGGTTTATTTGCATTTCTTAGGTCTTTTTTAGATCCATTATGTATATGCTAATTCTTGCCATCATCCTCCCCACCCACTTACTTTGGCACCCTTTTTGAACATATTTCTAGCCTACCTGCTCTGTCACAGACAAACAACTTTATTACTTGCAATTTACCAAGGGAGATTACCTTTCCGAAACGCCTCTTGCCACGACCTGCCGTTTCATGCATtaaaggtttttattttattttgtatgttttaCTAAGTTTTTAATAAATGACCTATTGAAACCATCTGCCACTGGCTTCCCAGATCTTCTTGGTTGGAAGCACCGCTGCAATTACAATTTTCATATACCTCTCAGTGCACTTACATCATGTctcatatatctatttatttagggcaagtttaaaaaaaaatgttcaaaaagaaaaaagttccCCTAAAGTGTTTTCTATTCCTTACTCTTTTGTTTTCTAGTTGAATATTTTATTATAGCACATATAATGTCACAAGACAAATTACCATCTAATCTTAAAATGCGTTCAGACATTGGGAAAACTTACAAAACACGAGACATAATTCCAGATTTGTCAATCGGCCTGTAACCATAACCAAAATAAAATTTATAGCCATTTCTGCATGAAGCACAGCCTTATTTTTAAGACTTTAAACTTGGCCAAAAACATGTGCAAACGTGGCCTTAGATTGGTCACTTTCCTTGCTACTTCCTCGAATATGTAAGGACAAGATCAGCACAATAAGAAAAACAAACGTGTAACATAGAAACACCTTATCATACGCTACCACTATAAGGTCACCAATATAATAACAAATTCCAGTATACGGTGACCATGGACAATGGATATCAGGTTTACACAGGGTCTGGAGAGAATACTAACCCTGCAGACTATAGATAAGTCATAAAAGGTCTCCATGTAGACCAGGcctttttcttaatttttctgAATTTACAAATATCTAGTTTTACATTATTCTAAATTTAcaaataactcccaaaatttgtataattttttatttttttttatttacttctttATCTTAAATATCCTGTTgaaactcccaaaaagggataattttggcatttttttttacaaatttccaATTCTGTTCTAACTCTCAaatagggataatttttggaacattctaaaaaaaaaaaaaaaaaaaactttgtgtcTTACAAAACCTCTGTGTGCATGCTAACACCCTGCCAACAACCAGGGATCCTTTATGCAAGGTGTTTGAATCATACAATCAtacagtgtgtttttaaacaagctgttagttaccatggataaCCGCATGTCACTGTAACTTTGACATTAGCTTAGTCTTAAAACCACATTGCAGGTTTGCGGAAAACTTGTTTGCTGTGaaccaaacattttctgtaatttCGGCGAGTCCAGAGAACCGAACTTCTCAAAAGTTCATTCGTCTCTATTTGCAACCTTCAGTTTGAATTTTTTATGGATAATCTTATTCACAATGACTAAGGCTGCCCCCGAGCCTGGTTCATACTCCCTTCCAGACATCTTGATGTACATAAAATGTTGGGaacgagttaaaggggtactccgtcgctaagacatcttatctcctatccaaaggatagaggataaaatgcctgatcgggggggggggtcccgctgctggggacccgcatgatcttgcacgcagcaccctgttagaatcagtccccggagcacgtctgctccgggtctgattactggcgatcatgggggccggagcattgtaacgtcacggccctgcccccgtgtgacgacacgctccgtcccctcaatgtaagcctatgtgagggggcatgacagctgtaacgccccctcacataggcttgtattgagcgGGCGGagtgtgaagtcacacggggcggggccgtgacgtcacaatgctccggctcccgtgatcgccagtaattagACCCGGAGTGAAGGTGCTCCGggaactgattctaacggggtgctgtgtgcaagatcacgggggtcccaagcagcgggatccctgcaatcaggcatcttatcccctatcctttggataggggataagatgtcctagcgccggagtacccctttaaatgtgagcaGGAATTGACTCAGAACAAGTTTTCAGTCTCTACATGTAAACTCCAGTCTTTGGTCACTGACAGCAACCATAAATCATAAAAATAATAACCTGAGGCATGATGACAGACAGCGAGAATCTAGTCAACATTTGAGCCCCTGGCCCGTGAGTGCTAGAAAAGGTAAACAAtcaccaaaaaaacaaacaaataaaaaactgagaaTAACAAAAAATAACTAAACCCTCTTGAGAGTAGAAGATAGACAAAACCCATTCTAGACACGGGTAGGTGACTTCCTTTCTTTCAGacatataagggtatgttcacatggtggaatgtccgtgCATAATCCATTCCGCAGTGGCAGAAGTAGTGAATGTAGTAAAAGTCCGGTTATCATCGTTTTCAGGATAACTGCATACTGCAGTTGGGAGTGGCTTTAGTTTTGAAGATGGATGTACAGACTGCGCTAAACGCCCACCTTCGTTTTGCAACATCCACAGAGAAGTCCTCAAACAGCAATATCTTCATGCCATGGATAACAAGCGGCTTGAGATTGCCTCCAATAGgctctaagggtatgtttacactgggTAATTTGTAAGGAATCTCGGCTGGTGGAGATTCTATCTTGTGGCGGTCAGCGAAATCCTTCGGCTGTAGGACTGTGCAGCCCTGCACCTTCACTACTGACTGCAGTGCTGTGTTCGCGGAATTCCACGCAAAACATTCTCCaacgctgaaattccgcagtgtaaacAGGTCTGCTGAACACTCATTGACACTAATGTtaagggttcacactgcagaattccgaCGAGCAATTCTGCGACAATTACTCAGTGTAAATATACCTTAATGAGGTTGACTTATGATTAAAGTCAAGCAATTTAAAGAGTAACTCTTAACAaagtaaacttttaatatattgttcattatgtAATAAGACATTTTgcaatttacttgctgttaaaattctcaacctttgtttttaatgtaactgaaaaaacggccactaggtggctctgttctgttccctgcactagtttaacagttagtttggtctcctcccggcctggcaggagaccaaactcaggaagtgtgtgcggggcatggcgaggcccagctctcgcaggcttcagtgatgtcacgcctgctggggaacacccatatTCTCTCTACAGGAGCGAAtgaaatgtgaaatttttttaaagaagtatattagaaaaactattgttttgccaagatgtacaacatataaaaagtttttagatctgacagtgcccatttaagcatggCTACTCACTGTTCCACCTCATCCAGCCTGGcaaaattaaaagaaaactgtcaccaagttcacccacactaaacccaatacactgggttatagtatgGGTGAACAGGAATCCATACATGGGCCACTTTTTTATGCTTTGTCGCCAAGTTGTCGTCTGCTAAAGTTACGCTTCACTTGCGCTCTGAAGGCTGG
Above is a genomic segment from Hyla sarda isolate aHylSar1 chromosome 1, aHylSar1.hap1, whole genome shotgun sequence containing:
- the LOC130311939 gene encoding serum amyloid P-component-like, whose protein sequence is MDIEKMLVWMLLCISRVLGWTDMKEKLFSFPKQSSTSYVELFPELSGPFEEATVCMRFHSDLTRGYSLFSLSTRSKSNDFLLYYFPGSNKFSLSVSDIHRYNILQGNNFTEWTSICVTWNSSVGSVWIDGKKYNIDRTANVTIGADPIIIIGQEQDSYGGGFETSQSFVGEITNVHMWDKALTDNNIIDYCADNEISGNVINWNALRYNLTGNVNTLLYVDPYPCEPVYSL